The following are encoded in a window of Pecten maximus chromosome 17, xPecMax1.1, whole genome shotgun sequence genomic DNA:
- the LOC117315100 gene encoding dynein heavy chain-like, with amino-acid sequence MVPYSPHIVLYSPQMVPYSQQMVPYSPQMVPYYPQLVPYSPQMVPYSPHIVPYSPQIVPYSPQMVPYSPVMVPYSPMIVPYSPQMVPYSPQMVPYSQQLVPYSPVIVPYSPVIVPYSPQMVPYSPHIVPYSPQIVPYSPQMVPYSPQMVPYSPQIVPYSPQMVPYSQQMVPYSPQMVPYSPVMVPYSPQMVPYSPQMVPYSPQIVPYSPQMVPYSPVMVPYSPVIVPYSPQIVPYSPQIVPYSPQMVPYSPQMVPYSPHMVPYSPVMVPYSPQMVPYSPQLVPDSPQMVSYSPHIVPYSPQMVPYSPQMVPYSPQMVPYSQQLVPYSPHMVPYSQQMVPYSPQMVPYSQQLVPYSPVIVPYSPHIVPYSPVMVPYSPQMVPYSPVMVPYSPQMVPYSPVMVPYSPQMVPYSQQMVPYSPQMVPYSPVMVPYYPQLVPYSPQMVPYSPHMVPYSLQMVPYSPQMVPYSPQMVSYSPQMLPYSQQMVPYSPQMVPYSPVMVPYYPQLVPYSPQMVPYSPHMVPYSLQMVPYSPQMVPYSPQMVSYSPQMLPYSQQMVPYSPHMVPYSPQLVPYSPHMVSYSPQMVPYSPQMVPFSPQMVPYSPHMVPYSQQMVPYYPQLVPYSPQLVPYSPQMVPYSPQMVPYSPHMVPYSPQMVPYYPQLVPYSQQMVPYSPVMVPYSPQMVPYSPQIVPYFPHMVPYSPHMVPYSPLVEGGTITHEVCCIYSQCVELW; translated from the coding sequence ATGGTACCCTACTCCCCACATATAGTACTCTACTCCCCACAGATGGTACCCTACTCCCAACAGATGGTACCCTACTCCCCACAGATGGTACCCTACTACCCACAGCTAGTACCCTACTCCCCACAGATGGTACCCTACTCCCCACATATAGTACCCTACTCCCCACAGATAGTACCCTACTCCCCACAGATGGTACCCTACTCCCCAGTGATGGTACCCTACTCCCCAATGATAGTACCCTACTCCCCACAGATGGTACCCTACTCCCCACAGATGGTACCCTACTCCCAACAGCTAGTACCCTACTCCCCAGTGATAGTACCCTACTCCCCAGTGATAGTACCCTACTCCCCACAGATGGTACCCTACTCCCCACATATAGTACCCTACTCCCCACAGATAGTACCCTACTCCCCACAGATGGTACCCTACTCCCCACAGATGGTACCCTACTCCCCACAGATAGTACCCTACTCCCCACAGATGGTACCCTACTCCCAACAGATGGTACCCTACTCCCCACAGATGGTACCCTACTCCCCAGTGATGGTACCCTACTCCCCACAGATGGTACCCTACTCCCCACAGATGGTACCCTACTCCCCACAGATAGTACCCTACTCCCCACAGATGGTACCCTACTCCCCAGTGATGGTACCCTACTCCCCAGTGATAGTACCCTACTCCCCACAGATAGTACCCTACTCCCCACAGATAGTACCCTACTCCCCACAGATGGTACCCTACTCCCCACAGATGGTACCATACTCCCCACATATGGTACCCTACTCCCCAGTGATGGTACCCTACTCCCCACAGATGGTACCCTACTCCCCACAGCTAGTTCCCGACTCCCCACAGATGGTATCCTACTCCCCACATATAGTACCCTACTCCCCACAGATGGTACCCTACTCCCCACAGATGGTACCCTACTCCCCACAGATGGTACCCTACTCCCAACAGCTAGTACCCTACTCCCCACATATGGTACCCTACTCCCAACAGATGGTACCCTACTCCCCACAGATGGTACCCTACTCCCAACAGCTAGTACCCTACTCCCCAGTGATAGTACCCTACTCCCCACATATAGTACCCTACTCCCCAGTGATGGTACCCTACTCCCCACAGATGGTACCCTACTCCCCAGTGATGGTACCCTACTCCCCACAGATGGTACCCTACTCCCCAGTGATGGTACCCTACTCCCCACAGATGGTACCCTACTCCCAACAGATGGTACCTTACTCCCCACAGATGGTACCCTACTCCCCAGTGATGGTACCCTACTACCCACAGCTAGTACCCTACTCCCCACAGATGGTACCCTACTCCCCACATATGGTACCCTACTCCCTACAGATGGTACCCTACTCCCCACAGATGGTACCCTACTCCCCACAGATGGTATCCTACTCCCCACAGATGCTACCCTACTCCCAACAGATGGTACCCTACTCCCCACAGATGGTACCCTACTCCCCAGTGATGGTACCCTACTACCCACAGCTAGTACCCTACTCCCCACAGATGGTACCCTACTCCCCACATATGGTACCCTACTCCCTACAGATGGTACCCTACTCCCCACAGATGGTACCCTACTCCCCACAGATGGTATCCTACTCCCCACAGATGCTACCCTACTCCCAACAGATGGTACCCTACTCCCCACATATGGTACCCTACTCCCCACAGCTAGTACCCTACTCCCCACATATGGTATCCTACTCCCCACAGATGGTACCATACTCCCCACAGATGGTACCCTTTTCCCCACAGATGGTACCCTACTCCCCACATATGGTACCCTACTCCCAACAGATGGTACCCTACTACCCACAGCTAGTACCCTACTCCCCACAGCTAGTACCCTACTCCCCACAGATGGTACCCTACTCCCCACAGATGGTACCGTACTCCCCACATATGGTACCCTACTCCCCACAGATGGTACCCTACTACCCACAGCTAGTACCCTACTCCCAACAGATGGTACCCTACTCCCCAGTGATGGTACCCTACTCCCCACAGATGGTACCCTACTCCCCACAGATAGTACCCTACTTCCCACATATGGTACCCTACTCCCCACATATGGTACCCTACTCCCCACTGGTAGAGGGTGGAACCATTACGCATGAAGTGTGTTGTATATACAGCCAGTGTGTGGAGCTCTGGTAG